Proteins from a single region of Mytilus trossulus isolate FHL-02 chromosome 2, PNRI_Mtr1.1.1.hap1, whole genome shotgun sequence:
- the LOC134705835 gene encoding uncharacterized protein LOC134705835, with the protein MCIRPDWMCDGKPHCHDESDESPATCNPEEFTTQMMEASTNSSTEDQPSRETEEQSRYQTTSSMHHSNDTDSQPKRETEEQSRYQTTSPMHHSNDTDSDESGIETSSVSVSVGGVLLGKNDDDLQQIMNSG; encoded by the exons ATGTGTATCCGACCAGATTGGATGTGTGATGGGAAACCACACTGCCATGACGAAAGCGACGAATCGCCTGCAACTTGCAACCCAGAAG AATTCACAACACAGATGATGGAGGCATCAACAAATTCATCAACCGAGGACCAACCATCACGGGAGACAGAAGAACAATCAAGATACCAGACAACTTCTTCAATGCATCACAGTAATGATACTGACAGTCAACCAAAACGGGAGACAGAAGAACAATCAAGATACCAGACAACTTCTCCAATGCATCACAGTAATGATACTGACA GCGATGAAAGTGGGATTGAGACTAGTAGTGTTAGTGTCAGCGTAGGGGGAGTACTCTTGGGCAAAAACGACGATGATCTTCAACAAATCATGAACAGTGGTTAG